The Thunnus maccoyii chromosome 9, fThuMac1.1, whole genome shotgun sequence genome includes a region encoding these proteins:
- the ddhd2 gene encoding phospholipase DDHD2 isoform X1 has product MSHSPGEKGGLSQAAPTVNAQDLFDSPAQTVSPVNTPGDQVSPVVDGASPSSTSSFEMLDMESVPAPYQEVRPHWFFCRRADDNTCWLPFSREDSDKLENAYITGDKEEEVVVAVDGERYDVHVKERKRYAVYWEQAPTEVRRCTWFYKGDKDTRFMPYPEDFGKNLEDAYMISVTLDEWKRKLEFPTGETVILHNPKLIMQYQPIGLQDEWVSSPSEQTRPRTVKRGVDNIPVEIPDGEPEKVDHLVFMVHGIGPACDLRFRSIIQCVNDFRSASLSLLASHYKHAQQEGKVGRVEFLPVNWHSALHGDATGVDEDIQRITLPSISRLRHFTNDTLLDLFFYNSPTYCQTIVDTVASEINRLHALFKQRHPEFAGAISVVGHSLGSLILFDMLTNQRTGLESTRDGVLSDEPCRLNRDTLEQTLTRLGLQQYLSTLQAENLDLESLALCQDSDLKDLGIPLGPRKKILNYVRRKWLPEGCKAMRLAPGLQVQPQDFLASDHDGNQSSGLAMQQSQFHRAQSVTSAVDYEYFDVGIGQVSIDYPQLAFQPQTFFAFGSPIGMFLTVRGLKRIDPNYTFPTCKSFYNIYHPYDPVAYRIEPMIVSEVDLEPMLIPHHKGRKRMHLELKDSLTRMSMDLKNNVLGSLRTAWQSLARLPVAALPPVEEGETTIERNLQEAQASAAVTASAKRGEKSADFWTKILEWPRALHKHYFQAVCEEAEPSVSEEQPEQPEIKVGMLNGGRRIDFVLQEKPIESFNEYLFAIQSHLCYWESEDTALLLLKEIYDKLGVAFEQPQQ; this is encoded by the exons ATGTCACACAGTCCTGGTGAGAAGGGGGGTCTATCTCAGGCTGCCCCAACCGTCAACGCCCAGGACCTGTTTGACAGCCCTGCTCAGACTGTGTCACCAGTGAACACACCTGGGGATCag GTGTCGCCTGTGGTGGATGGGGCCTCTCCTTCTTCCACTTCGTCCTTCGAGATGCTTGACATGGAGTCTGTCCCAGCTCCCTACCAAGAAGTACGGCCTCACTGGTTCTTCTGTCGACGGGCTGATGACAACACCTGCTGGCTTCCTTTCAGCAGAGAAGACTCTGATAAACTAGAGAATGCCTACATCACTG gagacaaggaggaggaggtagtgGTAGCTGTTGATGGAGAGCGGTATGATGTACATGTCAAGGAGAGAAAGCGCTACGCTGTGTACTGGGAGCAAGCTCCCACTGAAGTCCGCCGCTGCACCTGGTTCTACAAAGGAGATAAAGACACCAGGTTCATGCCGTACCCTGAAGACTTCGGCAAAAATCTGGAG GATGCTTATATGATATCAGTGACTCTAGACGAGTGGAAGAGAAAGCTGGAGTTTCCCACAGGAGAGACGGTCATTTTACACAATCCCAAG TTGATAATGCAGTATCAGCCAATCGGTTTGCAGGATGAATGGGTCTCCTCGCCCTCTGAGCAAACTCGCCCTCGAACAGTCAAGAGGGGAGTAGACAACATCCCTGTAGAAATACCAGAtg gTGAACCAGAAAAGGTGGACCACCTTGTCTTTATGGTCCACGGCATCGGCCCTGCATGTGACTTGCGCTTCAGATCCATCATACAGTGtg TGAATGACTTCAGGAGTGCTTCCCTGTCCCTCCTGGCCTCTCATTATAAGCATGCTCAGCAGGAAGGCAAAGTGGGCAGAGTCGAGTTCCTCCCAGTCAACTGGCACAGCGCTTTGCATGGGGATGCCACTGGTGTGGATGA GGACATCCAGAGGATCACTCTGCCAAGCATCAGCAGGCTCAGACATTTCACCAACGACACCCTGCTGGACCTGTTTTTCTATAACAGCCCCACCTACTGCCAGACCATAGTTGACACCGTAGCCTCAGAGATCAACAGACTGCACGCTCTCTTTAAACAGAGACACCCAGAGTTCGCTGGGGCAATTTCAGTCGTGGGACATAGCCTGG GTTCGCTGATCTTGTTTGACATGCTGACTAATCAGAGGACTGGTTTAGAATCCACCAGAGACGGG GTGCTCTCTGATGAGCCCTGCCGTCTGAACCGTGACACGCTGGAGCAGACGCTGACCAGACTGGGCCTACAGCAATACCTGTCTACACTACAAGCAGAAAACCTAGACCTGGAATCACTG GCTCTTTGCCAAGACAGTGATCTCAAAGATTTAGGAATTCCTCTCGGACCTCGGAAGAAGATCCTGAACTACGTCAGGAGGAAATGGCTTCCAGAG GGTTGTAAAGCAATGCGTCTGGCACCAGGGCTGCAAGTTCAACCTCAAGATTTTTTAGCCAGTGATCACGATGGTAACCAGTCTTCAGGACTGGCGATGCAGCAGTCCCAGTTCCACAGAGCCCAGTCTGTCACCAGTGCTGTAGACTATGAATACTTCGACGTGGGCATCGGACag GTATCTATTGATTACCCACAGTTGGCATTCCAGCCGCagactttttttgcttttggctCTCCCATTGGAATGTTTCTGACCGTCCGTGGGCTTAAACGCATCGATCCCAACTACACCTTCCCAACCTGCAAGAGTTTTTACAACATCTATCATCCG TATGACCCTGTCGCTTATCGGATAGAGCCCATGATTGTTTCAGAAGTGGACTTGGAGCCAATGCTAATCCCTCACCATAAAGGCCGCAAGAGGATGCACCTGG AACTAAAGGACAGCTTGACCCGTATGAGCATGGATTTGAAGAATAACGTATTGGGATCATTGCGCACGGCGTGGCAGTCCCTTGCCAGACTACCCGTTGCTGCTCTGCCCCCAGTGGAGGAAGGGGAAACCACAATAGAGAGAAACCTTCAAGAGGCACAGG CCTCAGCGGCAGTCACTGCTTCTGCtaagaggggagagaaaagtGCTGACTTTTGGACTAAAATACTGGAGTGGCCCAGGGCCCTTCATAAACATTACTTCCAAG cagtgtgtgagGAGGCAGAGCCCTCAGTGTCCGAGGAGCAGCCAGAGCAGCCAGAGATTAAAGTGGGGATGTTGAATGGAGGACGAAGGATCGACTTTGTACTTCAGGAAAAACCCATTGAGAGCTTCAATGAATACCTGTTTGCTATCCAGTCTCATCTGTGTTACTG GGAATCTGAGGAtacagctctgctgctgctgaaggagaTCTATGACAAGCTGGGCGTGGCCTTTGAACAGCCACAACAGTAA
- the ddhd2 gene encoding phospholipase DDHD2 isoform X2: MSHSPGEKGGLSQAAPTVNAQDLFDSPAQTVSPVNTPGDQVSPVVDGASPSSTSSFEMLDMESVPAPYQEVRPHWFFCRRADDNTCWLPFSREDSDKLENAYITGDKEEEVVVAVDGERYDVHVKERKRYAVYWEQAPTEVRRCTWFYKGDKDTRFMPYPEDFGKNLEDAYMISVTLDEWKRKLEFPTGETVILHNPKLIMQYQPIGLQDEWVSSPSEQTRPRTVKRGVDNIPVEIPDGEPEKVDHLVFMVHGIGPACDLRFRSIIQCVNDFRSASLSLLASHYKHAQQEGKVGRVEFLPVNWHSALHGDATGVDEDIQRITLPSISRLRHFTNDTLLDLFFYNSPTYCQTIVDTVASEINRLHALFKQRHPEFAGAISVVGHSLGSLILFDMLTNQRTGLESTRDGVLSDEPCRLNRDTLEQTLTRLGLQQYLSTLQAENLDLESLALCQDSDLKDLGIPLGPRKKILNYVRRKWLPEGCKAMRLAPGLQVQPQDFLASDHDGNQSSGLAMQQSQFHRAQSVTSAVDYEYFDVGIGQVSIDYPQLAFQPQTFFAFGSPIGMFLTVRGLKRIDPNYTFPTCKSFYNIYHPYDPVAYRIEPMIVSEVDLEPMLIPHHKGRKRMHLELKDSLTRMSMDLKNNVLGSLRTAWQSLARLPVAALPPVEEGETTIERNLQEAQAVCEEAEPSVSEEQPEQPEIKVGMLNGGRRIDFVLQEKPIESFNEYLFAIQSHLCYWESEDTALLLLKEIYDKLGVAFEQPQQ; this comes from the exons ATGTCACACAGTCCTGGTGAGAAGGGGGGTCTATCTCAGGCTGCCCCAACCGTCAACGCCCAGGACCTGTTTGACAGCCCTGCTCAGACTGTGTCACCAGTGAACACACCTGGGGATCag GTGTCGCCTGTGGTGGATGGGGCCTCTCCTTCTTCCACTTCGTCCTTCGAGATGCTTGACATGGAGTCTGTCCCAGCTCCCTACCAAGAAGTACGGCCTCACTGGTTCTTCTGTCGACGGGCTGATGACAACACCTGCTGGCTTCCTTTCAGCAGAGAAGACTCTGATAAACTAGAGAATGCCTACATCACTG gagacaaggaggaggaggtagtgGTAGCTGTTGATGGAGAGCGGTATGATGTACATGTCAAGGAGAGAAAGCGCTACGCTGTGTACTGGGAGCAAGCTCCCACTGAAGTCCGCCGCTGCACCTGGTTCTACAAAGGAGATAAAGACACCAGGTTCATGCCGTACCCTGAAGACTTCGGCAAAAATCTGGAG GATGCTTATATGATATCAGTGACTCTAGACGAGTGGAAGAGAAAGCTGGAGTTTCCCACAGGAGAGACGGTCATTTTACACAATCCCAAG TTGATAATGCAGTATCAGCCAATCGGTTTGCAGGATGAATGGGTCTCCTCGCCCTCTGAGCAAACTCGCCCTCGAACAGTCAAGAGGGGAGTAGACAACATCCCTGTAGAAATACCAGAtg gTGAACCAGAAAAGGTGGACCACCTTGTCTTTATGGTCCACGGCATCGGCCCTGCATGTGACTTGCGCTTCAGATCCATCATACAGTGtg TGAATGACTTCAGGAGTGCTTCCCTGTCCCTCCTGGCCTCTCATTATAAGCATGCTCAGCAGGAAGGCAAAGTGGGCAGAGTCGAGTTCCTCCCAGTCAACTGGCACAGCGCTTTGCATGGGGATGCCACTGGTGTGGATGA GGACATCCAGAGGATCACTCTGCCAAGCATCAGCAGGCTCAGACATTTCACCAACGACACCCTGCTGGACCTGTTTTTCTATAACAGCCCCACCTACTGCCAGACCATAGTTGACACCGTAGCCTCAGAGATCAACAGACTGCACGCTCTCTTTAAACAGAGACACCCAGAGTTCGCTGGGGCAATTTCAGTCGTGGGACATAGCCTGG GTTCGCTGATCTTGTTTGACATGCTGACTAATCAGAGGACTGGTTTAGAATCCACCAGAGACGGG GTGCTCTCTGATGAGCCCTGCCGTCTGAACCGTGACACGCTGGAGCAGACGCTGACCAGACTGGGCCTACAGCAATACCTGTCTACACTACAAGCAGAAAACCTAGACCTGGAATCACTG GCTCTTTGCCAAGACAGTGATCTCAAAGATTTAGGAATTCCTCTCGGACCTCGGAAGAAGATCCTGAACTACGTCAGGAGGAAATGGCTTCCAGAG GGTTGTAAAGCAATGCGTCTGGCACCAGGGCTGCAAGTTCAACCTCAAGATTTTTTAGCCAGTGATCACGATGGTAACCAGTCTTCAGGACTGGCGATGCAGCAGTCCCAGTTCCACAGAGCCCAGTCTGTCACCAGTGCTGTAGACTATGAATACTTCGACGTGGGCATCGGACag GTATCTATTGATTACCCACAGTTGGCATTCCAGCCGCagactttttttgcttttggctCTCCCATTGGAATGTTTCTGACCGTCCGTGGGCTTAAACGCATCGATCCCAACTACACCTTCCCAACCTGCAAGAGTTTTTACAACATCTATCATCCG TATGACCCTGTCGCTTATCGGATAGAGCCCATGATTGTTTCAGAAGTGGACTTGGAGCCAATGCTAATCCCTCACCATAAAGGCCGCAAGAGGATGCACCTGG AACTAAAGGACAGCTTGACCCGTATGAGCATGGATTTGAAGAATAACGTATTGGGATCATTGCGCACGGCGTGGCAGTCCCTTGCCAGACTACCCGTTGCTGCTCTGCCCCCAGTGGAGGAAGGGGAAACCACAATAGAGAGAAACCTTCAAGAGGCACAGG cagtgtgtgagGAGGCAGAGCCCTCAGTGTCCGAGGAGCAGCCAGAGCAGCCAGAGATTAAAGTGGGGATGTTGAATGGAGGACGAAGGATCGACTTTGTACTTCAGGAAAAACCCATTGAGAGCTTCAATGAATACCTGTTTGCTATCCAGTCTCATCTGTGTTACTG GGAATCTGAGGAtacagctctgctgctgctgaaggagaTCTATGACAAGCTGGGCGTGGCCTTTGAACAGCCACAACAGTAA